In Limisalsivibrio acetivorans, one genomic interval encodes:
- a CDS encoding FliM/FliN family flagellar motor switch protein produces the protein MSSEKNYDNEYVKSQFGEVLFDVMVELGRKKVSIREMLNWEKGTILKFNKTSGEPVDYLVNNKPLALGEVMVLDDRFAVRITEILNKETLTEMYKDGIYD, from the coding sequence GTGAGTTCCGAGAAGAATTACGATAATGAATACGTAAAATCACAGTTCGGAGAGGTTCTCTTTGACGTTATGGTCGAGCTCGGCCGTAAGAAGGTCAGCATACGTGAGATGCTGAACTGGGAGAAGGGAACCATCCTTAAGTTCAATAAAACCTCGGGTGAGCCTGTGGATTATCTTGTGAACAATAAACCTCTTGCACTGGGCGAGGTTATGGTCCTTGATGATCGATTTGCGGTGAGGATCACCGAGATCCTCAATAAGGAAACCCTCACCGAGATGTATAAAGACGGAATTTATGACTAG
- a CDS encoding OmpA family protein, with protein MGKKKCPECEKGAPKWMATFTDMNMLLLTFFVLLLAMSSMDKRKIKEALGSLQGSMGILQHGSKTEMTAEDIVSRISFVDTKNNVQTKTIATIKSYVKSANLSKVVTVVETKKGVSVRIMDSVLFGPGSAELRPEARPLLSKLSAVIESSPYNALVEGHTDDTPSRSARFPSNWELSTARAVSVVKFMIDQGVNPQTLAASGYGEYHPLLPNITQENRAKNRRVEVNLVSPELSESRKNIFEDENTEEDGGF; from the coding sequence GTGGGAAAGAAGAAATGCCCCGAGTGTGAAAAGGGCGCACCCAAGTGGATGGCCACTTTCACCGATATGAATATGCTTCTACTTACGTTCTTCGTTCTCCTTCTAGCTATGTCCTCCATGGATAAAAGAAAGATTAAAGAGGCCCTCGGCTCTCTGCAGGGCTCTATGGGTATACTTCAGCACGGTAGTAAAACCGAGATGACCGCTGAGGATATCGTGTCCCGCATCAGTTTTGTGGACACGAAGAATAACGTGCAGACAAAAACCATCGCCACCATCAAGAGCTATGTTAAATCTGCAAACCTCTCAAAGGTTGTGACCGTGGTGGAGACCAAGAAGGGCGTCTCTGTACGTATTATGGATTCTGTACTTTTTGGACCCGGCAGCGCAGAGCTGAGACCGGAGGCGAGACCGCTTCTCTCAAAGCTCTCTGCGGTGATCGAAAGCTCGCCGTATAATGCACTGGTCGAGGGGCACACCGACGACACGCCGAGCAGGTCCGCAAGGTTCCCCTCAAACTGGGAGCTCTCTACGGCAAGGGCTGTTTCGGTGGTTAAGTTTATGATAGACCAGGGGGTCAATCCCCAGACACTTGCTGCATCAGGCTACGGTGAGTATCATCCACTTCTGCCGAATATAACGCAGGAGAACAGAGCTAAGAACCGGAGAGTTGAGGTGAACCTTGTCAGCCCCGAACTTTCCGAGAGTAGAAAGAATATATTCGAAGATGAAAACACAGAGGAAGATGGAGGATTTTAA
- a CDS encoding motility protein A produces MDLSTIIGFVLAYVLIVVALIIGAGVGVYIDYPSVLIVIGGTLGVVMINFPMAQIASMGKVLSKAFLHKSEDLGELIQQLVGFAVKARRDGILSLESAEDELDDDFLKKGIRLAVDGTEPEVIKTILETELDYMEERHKLGASIFGAMGDFAPAMGMIGTLVGLVAMMQSLNDPSSIGPSMAVALLTTFYGAIIMNMFAGPITGKLKVRSAEEILMREIMIAGIMAIQAGDNPRIVEQKLNAYLSPGKRKSQFD; encoded by the coding sequence ATGGATCTTTCTACGATAATTGGATTTGTGCTGGCCTACGTTCTGATCGTTGTTGCTCTGATTATTGGAGCCGGAGTGGGTGTTTATATCGACTACCCATCGGTTCTTATCGTTATCGGGGGAACCTTGGGTGTTGTTATGATCAACTTCCCCATGGCACAGATCGCCAGTATGGGGAAGGTGCTGAGCAAGGCATTTCTCCATAAGTCCGAGGACCTTGGCGAGCTTATACAACAGCTGGTTGGCTTTGCTGTCAAGGCCAGGCGTGACGGTATCCTCTCCCTTGAATCTGCAGAGGATGAGCTTGACGATGACTTTTTGAAGAAGGGCATACGACTTGCCGTTGACGGCACTGAGCCTGAGGTTATAAAAACGATTCTGGAAACAGAGCTAGACTATATGGAGGAAAGGCACAAGCTGGGAGCCTCCATCTTCGGTGCGATGGGAGACTTTGCACCTGCGATGGGTATGATCGGAACCCTTGTGGGCCTTGTGGCGATGATGCAGTCGCTTAACGACCCCTCCTCCATCGGCCCCTCGATGGCTGTGGCACTGCTTACAACATTCTACGGCGCCATAATCATGAACATGTTTGCAGGGCCCATTACCGGAAAGCTCAAGGTCCGCTCCGCAGAGGAGATCCTCATGAGGGAGATTATGATAGCAGGAATTATGGCTATCCAGGCGGGGGACAACCCCAGGATTGTGGAACAGAAGCTCAATGCCTATCTATCCCCCGGAAAGCGCAAGTCCCAGTTTGACTAG
- a CDS encoding flagellar basal body-associated FliL family protein — protein sequence MADEENAQQEGGGKKKSKLKLIIILLVVLIILGGGGFGAYMFLFKEKPAENPSAQQNEQVPTNEPQQIGELYPFDSFIVNLADPGGSRYLRVTLQVELGQSKELKEEMDARKPQLRDAILTILSSKRFEEVNSSQGKMILKQQITRRLNSLLTKGQVLNVYLTEFVVQ from the coding sequence ATGGCAGATGAAGAGAATGCCCAACAGGAAGGGGGCGGGAAAAAGAAATCCAAGCTGAAGCTTATTATCATTCTCCTCGTTGTCCTGATTATTCTCGGAGGGGGCGGATTTGGAGCTTATATGTTCCTCTTTAAGGAGAAACCTGCGGAGAATCCTTCGGCACAGCAGAACGAGCAGGTTCCCACAAATGAGCCTCAGCAGATAGGAGAGCTTTATCCCTTTGACAGCTTTATAGTAAACCTTGCGGACCCGGGTGGAAGCAGATACCTTCGTGTTACCCTGCAGGTGGAGCTTGGCCAGTCCAAGGAGCTCAAGGAAGAGATGGATGCAAGAAAGCCCCAGCTGAGGGATGCAATATTGACTATACTTTCATCCAAGCGCTTTGAGGAGGTCAATTCCTCACAGGGGAAGATGATACTAAAACAGCAGATAACCAGAAGGCTTAACTCCCTGCTCACCAAGGGGCAGGTGCTTAATGTTTATCTTACGGAGTTTGTGGTTCAGTGA